DNA sequence from the Marinilongibacter aquaticus genome:
GATAATACGTATCCCAAGGTTTTTCCACGTATTTCTGCGGCAAATCTTTCGCGTTGAAATCGTTCACCCAGTTGGGTACCGCATCTGCATAATACGAGCTTGTAATGAAATTGCCGGTAGAAGAATCGTACCAATAGGCCATGCCAGTATGGCCGGCAGGCAAAATTGAGCCTCTGTCTTTAATCGCCACACCAATCACTTTTGAACCAAACTGAGTGGCTAAACGCAACTGATCGGTAATCGTGGTCACTTTTAGGTTTTCTGGCGACATTTGTCCGGCCCTTTCCGAGCCCTCGCCTACTGTCTTTTGCTTGTTATCCGAAACCACATATTCACGTTCTCCTGTTAGTTTTTCATACCATTCATTCGACACGATTCCAGAAACGGCTGGTGAGCTTCCCGAATACACATGTGCGTGACCCGGGCCTGTCACGGTCGATGCGTAATGGTAATGCTGATTGCGGCAATTGAAGCCCTCACCCATCATGCGTTTAAATCCATCCTCACCAAACTTATCGTAGAATCTGTTCAAATACTCATACCGCATTTGGTCAACAATAATACCCACCACCAATTTCGGTTTGGTATTCTGCTGCTTTTTTTGCCCGTAAACGCCCACAGTGATCAAACTGAGAGCCAATAGAATTAGGTTTTTCATCGAAATAATTTGTTTCTTTTTTCTAGTGACAGTGCAAATTAATGGAATCGGTACAGAATACAGCCATGAAAACAGATGAAGTTTACATTGTATTATTGTTCACTCTTTATGTACCGAAAACTTCGGCTAGAAACCCAGACAGTGCACATTTGCGTATAGCTCATTGAGCCCACAACAGATTTGTGTTCATTCGTAAGATGGGCCTTCCAAAAACTTTACTTTGTTCGTTCAATCGTAAAACGAATCAAACCTTTCAAGGCTTCTTTGTAATCCGAATCGGGGAAGGTTTCGAGCAAAGAAAAAGCTTCCTCCACATACCTGTTCATAACCGATTTGGTGTAGGCTATTCCGCCCGATTGTTTCACCATATCGATTACTTCACGCACTTTTTTCGGTTTATCCGAATGCCTTTTGACCAAATTTATGATGTGATCTCTTTCCTTTTTCTCCGATTGGTTGAGCGTATAGATCAAAGGAAGTGTCAATTTTTTCTCTTTGATATCGATGCCCGTGGGTTTGCCAATCTCTTCGTCACCGTAATCGAAAAGGTCATCTTTAATCTGAAATGCCATTCCGATTTTCTCGCCCATGAGTCGGGCCTTTTCCACGGTTTCTTCAGAAGCATCGGCCGAAGCCGCACCAACGGCACAGCAAGAAGCAATAAGAGAAGCTGTTTTTTGGCGAATCACTTCGTAGTAGACCTCTTCCGAAATGTTCAGCTTGCGGGCCTTTTCGATTTGCAGCAGTTCACCTTCGCTCATTTCCTTTACGGCTGTAGAAACAATTTTCAACAAGCCAAAATCGCC
Encoded proteins:
- a CDS encoding polyprenyl synthetase family protein, translating into MPLSIKDIQAPIAQEMKEFEQKFRKSMKTDVMLLDQIMRYIIHRKGKQIRPMFVFLSAGMNGGVNEATHRGAALIELLHTATLVHDDVVDESYYRRGFFSINALWKNKIAVLVGDYLLSRGLLLSVDNGDFGLLKIVSTAVKEMSEGELLQIEKARKLNISEEVYYEVIRQKTASLIASCCAVGAASADASEETVEKARLMGEKIGMAFQIKDDLFDYGDEEIGKPTGIDIKEKKLTLPLIYTLNQSEKKERDHIINLVKRHSDKPKKVREVIDMVKQSGGIAYTKSVMNRYVEEAFSLLETFPDSDYKEALKGLIRFTIERTK